The proteins below are encoded in one region of Segatella copri:
- a CDS encoding flavin reductase, translated as MEKINVKELNDNVFETIGKEWMLVCAGNKDHFNMMTASWGCLGWLWNKPVAVVFIRPERFTHGIIEENEFMTLSFLGNSEEARKIYNFCGSKSGRDLDKVKETGLVPVETDNGSIAFDLSRLTLECRKLYKDSMTAEKFLDKDLLQWYGAKGGFHDVYVVEITNAYKK; from the coding sequence ATGGAAAAGATCAACGTAAAAGAACTGAATGACAACGTCTTCGAGACTATTGGTAAGGAGTGGATGCTGGTATGTGCCGGCAACAAGGATCATTTCAATATGATGACCGCCTCTTGGGGCTGTTTGGGATGGCTTTGGAACAAGCCGGTGGCTGTGGTCTTTATCCGTCCGGAGCGTTTCACCCACGGCATCATCGAAGAGAATGAATTCATGACTCTCTCTTTCCTCGGCAACAGCGAGGAGGCTCGGAAGATTTATAACTTCTGCGGCTCTAAGAGCGGACGCGATTTGGATAAGGTGAAGGAAACAGGACTGGTTCCTGTAGAAACTGATAACGGCAGCATCGCCTTCGATCTGTCACGACTCACCCTGGAATGCCGCAAACTTTATAAGGACAGTATGACCGCCGAGAAGTTCCTTGACAAGGACCTGCTCCAGTGGTATGGTGCCAAGGGTGGATTCCACGATGTTTATGTTGTGGAGATTACCAATGCTTATAAAAAGTAA
- a CDS encoding ATP-dependent Clp protease adaptor ClpS, which translates to MAQEQTAIRERQKTRLKEPGRYVVMMFNDDFTPMDFVVEILESIFFKSQAEAEAIMLKVHHEEKAVVGTYSYDIAKSKVEKAMEKARTQKFPLKLTYMPE; encoded by the coding sequence ATGGCTCAAGAACAAACAGCAATTCGTGAACGCCAGAAAACCAGGCTCAAGGAGCCGGGGCGTTACGTGGTAATGATGTTCAACGACGACTTCACACCGATGGACTTCGTGGTAGAAATCCTCGAATCCATCTTCTTCAAGTCGCAGGCTGAGGCTGAAGCAATCATGCTCAAGGTTCATCACGAAGAGAAAGCCGTGGTGGGCACCTACAGCTATGACATCGCCAAGAGTAAAGTGGAGAAAGCGATGGAGAAAGCCCGTACGCAGAAGTTTCCGCTTAAACTCACTTATATGCCGGAATAG